From the genome of Neochlamydia sp. AcF84:
TATATAACCTCAGGCCAAATGCATTCAAAAAAAGAAGCGCCCAAGCAAAATGATGACCATAATCGCCATCTTGCTCTTCAATTTGGCATGGTTATTTATAATGATCTTTCCTCCTTTCGTATCTCTAAAGAACTAATTAAAAAAATCCCTTATACTTTTGCTAAGAAAAATTTTATCCTTCCTCTTCAAGAAGATAAAGAGAGGGTGTTAGTTGTTATAGCAGATCCCTTACACCTTGAAGCTTTGGAAGAACTCCGTTTTATTCTCAACAAGACAATCAAAGCCGCTTATTGCCCTAAAGATGTGATTCTTGCTTCGATCAACGATTGCTATAATTTAGAACATGGCGAAGCTTCAGAGATGCTCGCTCACCTCACGCGCGGTGATGAACGGGTAGAAGCTGAAATTGAAATATATGACCTTCTAGACAATAGCCAGCATCAAGCCCCTATCGTCAAAGTTATCAACTTAATTTTAACAGAAGCTATCCAACAAGGCGCCTCTGATATCCATTTTGAGCCTTCTGAAAATGGTTTACGCGTAAGATATCGCATCGATGGAGTCTTACAAGCTCGTCATAGTCCTGCTCCTGATCAGCAAGCTCAGCTGCTCACACGTATAAAGGTGATGTCTAGACTCGACATTGCTGAGCATAGGCTACCTCAGGACGGACGCCTCAAGCTAAAGATGGGACGCCGCGAGATTGATTTTCGCGTCAGCACAGTTCCTGTATCTGGCGGAGAGCGTATTGTCATGCGTATTCTTGATAAAGGCAATGTCATTTTAGGGCTAGATAAAATTGGCATGCCCCCTAATTGCTATAAGGACTTCAGAAAATTAATCGCCGTGCCCGAAGGCATTATACTTGTGACCGGGCCTACCGGAAGTGGTAAAACCACAACATTATATAGCGCTATTTGCGAGATGTATAATGATGAAACCAATATCATGACGATTGAAGATCCCGTAGAGTATAATTTGAAAGGGATCGCTCAAATAGGAGTCCATCCAAAAATCAAGTTAGATTTTGCTACAGGCTTACGGCATATCTTAAGGCAAGACCCAGACATCATTATGATTGGCGAAATCCGCGATAAAGAAACCGCAGAGATTGCTATTCAAGCTTCTCTTACCGGCCATCTTGTATTGAGTACCCTTCATACCAATGATGCTCCCTCTGCCATCACCCGTCTTGTCGATATGGGCATCGAGCCCTATTTGCTCTCCTCTTGTATTATTGGCGTACTAGCCCAACGTCTTGTACGCAAAATATGTCCTCATTGCAAAACTTTTTATACTCCTACAGATCAAGAAATACAAAATATAGGCTTAAAAAAAGAAGATTTATCGGAAGGGCATCTTTTCCATGGTACAGGCTGCCAGGCATGCTATGGTTCAGGATATAAAGGACGCCACGGTATTTATGAATTAATGCTTGTCAACCATGCCATCAAGCAGCAAATCGTTAAAAGCCCTGACGCGGTAGAGCTGCGAAGAGTGGCTTTACATGCAGGTATGATGAGCCTATTAAGTCATGGCAGCCTTCTAACTAAGCAAGGGATTACCACTGTCGCTGAAGTTTTGCGTACCACGCGTGGCGTTGAGGAGGGCTAAGACTTTATGCCCTTATATAGCTATGAAGCTCTTGACCCGTTGGGTAAAAAACGCACTGGATTGATTGAAGCGCAAACTGAAAAAGAAGCTAAGGAAAAACTGCGCAGCCAAGGCACTATGTTAAAAAAGCTTGCCTTGCGTACAACCATTTCTAAAAAGCAAAACCTCAAAGGTGATGTTCTTTTAGCTTTTACTTTACAGCTCTCTCAGCTAGTCAGTGCAGGAGTTCCTCTCTATGAAAGCTTATTAGCCTTAGAAGAGCAATACCGTACAGATTCCTGCCATCGCGTAATTTTAAGCCTTTGCGAGCAGATCAAGGCTGGCCAATCGCTTTCACAAAGTATGGGTAACTTCCCTGATAGCTTTGATCAACTTTATTGTTCAATGATCACGGCAGGCGAAGCTGTAGGAGCTTTAGATATAGTCCTGGACAAACTTAGTCAATTATTGCAAAAGCAAAATAAATTAAAGAAGCAGATTATTACCGCTATGGTCTACCCTGCTATCCTTGCTGCATTTTCATTTTTAATCATTCTTATGCTACTAGGGTTTGTTGTTCCTTCAATTGAGGGCATCTTTGTCGATCGCCAATTAAATGGCTTTACCGAATTTGTACTGGGAATGAGCAGAGGGTTCAGAAGTTACTGGTGGATTGCCCTACCTTCAGCCCTAACCGGGATTATCTATCTTGTTCACTTCTTACGTAGCCTCCAGGGTAGGCTCTGGCTTGAACGTAACCTGATCAAAGTTCCCTTGCTTAAAACGCTTATTATTCAAACCTGTGTAGCACGCTTTTGCCGCACCATGGGAACTTTACAGCAAGGAGGACTGCCCGTCATCAACTCTTTGCGCATTTCGCGTGAAGTGATGCATAATATTGTGCTAGAAGAAGAGGTAAAAAAGGCAGAAGGAAAGATTATTGAAGGAAGTTCTCTAAGTGCTGAACTCATGCACTCTCGTTACATCCCTAAGCTAGTTCCTCGCATGCTAGCAGTAGGTGAAGAATCAGGCAATGCGACTGTCATGTTTAATAAAGTGGCAGATATATATGAAAATGAGATAGAAAAGTCACTAGAGCGGGTAATGGCGCTTGCACAACCTGTAATATTAATTGTGATGGGAACTATTATTGGTGTCGTGCTATTAGCTATTTTGCTTCCCTTAACAGACGTAAGTTCATTGACTATGTAATCGCATCCTAAGGAGGTTTCATGAAATTCTATGTGTTAAAAAAAAGATATATTACTCTAATCGAAATTATGATTGTTATGTTTTTGATTGCCTTAATAGCGGGGGTTATTACTTACAACTACCGAGGGAGCTTAGATGAAGGCAAAGCTTTTAAAACGCGAGCGGCAATGGACAAAATTGAAACAATTTTAAATTTGAGTGCCGCTGAAGATCCTGCTTTGTTAGATCACTTAGATTCTGAATGGAAGAAAGTAATCATTGCCTCTCCTTTAGTAAAAAATCCTGACGATCTGATCAAAGATGGCTGGGGGCACGAATTTAGAGTCACTTCTGAAAATAATGCCATCCATGTCTCCTCGGATAAATATAACGAATATAAAAGAAGCCATGCGACCTTATTCAAAAAGTAAGCGAGTCCAAAAGCGTTTTATTACCCTTTTAGAGCTACTAATGGTAATGGCAATCTTAGCTTTGACCTTGGGAGTAATAGGCTTTAATGTTCATAAAGCTTTACGTGAACAGCGCTTTAAGACCGAAACAGACCTAGTTGTAGATTACTTAAGGCTGGCTCAAAACTTAATGTTGATCATGAATGCTGATGTGCATGTTATTTTTGAGAGCGCTCAAAATAGCCAAGCTAACCTCATGCGTCTTAAAGTAGAGGGTAATCTAGATGATAAGTTATTAGAGCTTGTGACAAATAAAGAAAAACCCTTGCACTACATTCAGCTGATTGAATTTCATGATGAAAATAGAACCCAGCATGAATCCAATAAAATAGATGTTAAGTTTTTCTCCAAAGGCTCAGTGATGAGTAAAGGAGCCATGCGACTGGCCACGCATGCACAAAGCAACGCATCAGGCACACTAGAAAGGTTTATCTACTTGCCTGGTTATCCTCAGCCGATCGTTAGTACCCTTGCTAACAGTCCCGATTTCGCCTCTAAGGAAAAGCAAAACGCCGATTTTGAGATAAAACTCATCAATGCTACGATGCAAGAAATTCAAGAGAAAAGATTAGCTAAAAGTAATAACTTATGATTCCCGTTAGGTCTGCAGAAAGTATTCTAATAACCTTCATCGTTTGATAGGATGAAGGCAAATTCAATATACGAGACAGGGGGAAGATAGCCTAAAACCCACATTCCGCAGGTTGTAACGATCTCAAGCTATTATTTTTTAGTAATAAGGAATAGAATTTAAATTAAAGAATTATTTTTTATCGAGTTAGGAATCAAGGGATTAAATTCAAAGATAGGAACGTGGGCTTCCAGCTTTTTTTAGAAAAAACTATTCGTGTTCCTCCATAAGCAAAGAAAGCGAAAACATGAAAGATGAAAAAATATTGTAGCGATGACTTTCCCGCCGTAGGATTGTTTTTACACTATGCAATGAAATTGAGATAAGGGAATATGATAAATTAATTAATCCATCATAATCCAAAAGCTATTATGACTACTAGAGGATTGGTTAACTATTTAATGAGTAGTAACTTATGTTTTTACTCAAGCCTCATTTCAGAAATTGTAGATCAATGGAAATTAACCTGCGGAATCTGGGCTAAAAGTTATTCTAGCACTTTGGGTAACAAAATTTTATAGGCTAACTTTTAAAGCTAATCAGATGGCATCCCAAGTGTTTAAAATTTAAGAAAAAAAACTATTTTTGCCTGGGGTGTGTTGAATAAGCCTCTAAGAAGAGGTCTAATAGGTTATTGCAAAATGTTGTTACCGTGGGATGACCTCTTCCATATAGACGGTAGGAGAGTTCTAAAGCTTTACTCATATGCTTAAATGCCTTATTAAAATTGCCTTGTTGTTGGTAGATCCTTCCTAGATTATTATAAAAAATTGCTATGTTTGGATGATTTTCCCCCAAAAGCTTAAGATTAATGGCAAGCGCTTTAGTGCTATACTCTGCCGCCTTATCTAAATTAAGTTGGGCTTGGTAAATTACTCCTAGGTTGCTGTAGTCAATTGCTACCAAGGGATGATTTTCACCAAAAAGCTTAAGGTCTATGTCAAGCGCTTTATTGCTACACTCTTCCGCTTTATCTAAGCTGCCTTGGTCGTGGTAGATTGCTCCTAGGTTGCTGTAATCAGTTGCTACTTTAGGATAATTTTCACCAAAAAGCTTAAGGTCTATGTCGAGCGCTTTGTTAATAAACTCAAACGCTTTGTTTAAATTACCTTGAGCTTGGTAGATTGCTCCTAGGTTGCTGTAATCAGTTGCTACTTTAGGATAATTTTCACCAAAAAGTCTAAGGTTAATAGTAAGCGCTTTAATGCTGTATTCTAACGCCTTGTCAAGTTTGCCTTGTTCTTGATAAATTGCTGCTAGGTTGGTGTAACAATTTGCCACTTTGGAATGATTCTCTCCATAAAACCCAAGATTAATAGCAAGCGCTTTAGTGCTGTATTCTAATGCCTTGTCTAATTTGCCTTGCGCTTGGTAAATTGCTGCTAGGTTATTGTGGCGGCTTGCCACCGTGGGATGATCCTCTCCATAAAGACTAAGGTTAATAATAAGCGCTCTAGTGATATATTCTAACGCCTTGTCTAATTTACCTTGCGCTTGGTAGATTGCTCCTAGGTTATTGTAGTCGAGTGCCACCGTAGGATGAGTTTCTCCAAAAAGCTTGAGGTCGATGGTAAGTGCTTTATTGCTATACTCAAACGCCTTGTCTAAATTGCCTTGAGCTTGATAAATTTGCCCTAGGTTGATGTAACAACTTGCCACTTGGGGATGATTTTCTCCTAAAAGTTTGAGGTCAATCGCAAGCGCTTTGCTGCTATACTCTGCTGCCTTCTCTAAATTACCCTGAGCTTGGTAGATTTGCCCTAGGTTACTGTAGCAACTTGCCACCTTGGGATGATTATCTCCGTACAGCTTAAAGTCAATGACGAGCGCTTTAATGGTATACTCTGCCGCCTTCTCTAAATTGTCTTGCTCTTGATAAAATTGGCCTAAATTGTTGTAATCGTTTGCTATTGTAGAATGATTTTCACCAAAAAACTTAAGATTAATAGCACGCGCTCTACGGCTACATTCTGCCGCTTTGTCTAAATAACCTTGGCTGTGGTAGATTGTTGCCAGGTTGCTGTAGCGAATTGCCACATTGTGATGTTTTTCACCAAAAAGTTTAAGATCGATGGTAAGCGCCTTGTTGCTATACTCTAATGCCTTGTTTAAATTACCCCGGCCGTTGTGCATTTTTCCTAGGTTGCTATAACATGTTGCTACGATGGGATGATTTTCACCAAACAGATTAAGGTTAATACCAAGCGCTTTGTTGCTATACTCAAATGCTTTGTCTAAATTACCTTGGGCGTTGTAGATTGCTCCTAGATTACTGTAGTCGATTGCCACGAGGGGATGATTTTCACCAAAAAGTTTAAGATCGATAACAAGCGCTTTTCGGCTATACTTTACTGCCTTGCCTAAATTGCTTTGCTCTTGGTTAATGAGTCCTAGGCTGCTATAATCTCTCGCCACCTGAGGATAATTTTTACCATAAAGCTTAAGGTCAATGGTAAGCGCTTTGTTGCTATGCTTAGCGGCTTGTACTAAATTGCCTTGCTTATGGTAAATGATTCCTAGAGCATTTAACACCTCCGAATTTTGTGGATTTGCTACTTTTGCTCTAAGATACCATTTTTCTGCTCTCTTATGTTGAAAAAGCCTTCGAAGTATATCGCCTTGCGTTTGCGGCGAGTTATCCTCCAAATCGGAAGATTTAAGTTTAGCTTCATTGCCTACTAAAAATTCTTTGACAGCTTGATAGAAAGGAATAAAGACCTGATAAATTTTTTTAATTTTTTTTAAAGCTTTATGATCTAAGGCAAACTGCTTTTTAGTAAGCTCATGATCATCAAATCCAAAGGGTTTAAGAAGAGGATTCATCATTTCTTGTTGCGCTTGATAATGAGAATAGGTTTTAAGACGCATGAATAATGCTAGGCTCATCCAATCTTTTAACTTTTCAGCGGCCTCTTTCTTTAGGATGTTTAATTCCCTTAGCTTATCAATTCTAGTAAAAGTATTAGAAGCTACTATTTTTTTAAGAAGAGCTAGCCTGCCCAACGCCAAATGAGGAAAGCGATAAAAATCATTTTTTGCTTGAAAAAGCATGCCATTCCTGCCTAAATCACCCATTCCTGGGCTAAAAGCTATCATATCAGCTAACACAAGGTGCTGCTTAGCTAAATACTGGCGCAGATCAAGGTTTTCTTGATAATACGTATTCGTATTAAGGATTTCTTGAATTTTTTCATCATAAGCTTTAGTTAATTGAAGATTGCCTAGCAAATGAGTAAAGTTTAGTAACTCCATAGGAAGATGAGGCTCTTTTTCATGCCACCATTTACCATTTTCATCTTTACCGACGTATTGAGCCATCTTTTCAGGAGTTTGGATAAGCTCAAACGTCTTACCATTTCCTAAAGGGGTTTTACAGCCTTTCCCTTCTACTCCTGCCCCATCAAAGGCAAAGCCCCGAGGTGTTAAACCATCAAAAAAATTGATGGCTTTTAAGCAAGGAATATTTAAAGCAGGAAGAATGGTTTCTCCTAAGTTGATAACATGCAAGTGAAGGAGAATTGTAA
Proteins encoded in this window:
- a CDS encoding type II secretion system GspH family protein, producing MKFYVLKKRYITLIEIMIVMFLIALIAGVITYNYRGSLDEGKAFKTRAAMDKIETILNLSAAEDPALLDHLDSEWKKVIIASPLVKNPDDLIKDGWGHEFRVTSENNAIHVSSDKYNEYKRSHATLFKK
- a CDS encoding type II secretion system F family protein, with protein sequence MPLYSYEALDPLGKKRTGLIEAQTEKEAKEKLRSQGTMLKKLALRTTISKKQNLKGDVLLAFTLQLSQLVSAGVPLYESLLALEEQYRTDSCHRVILSLCEQIKAGQSLSQSMGNFPDSFDQLYCSMITAGEAVGALDIVLDKLSQLLQKQNKLKKQIITAMVYPAILAAFSFLIILMLLGFVVPSIEGIFVDRQLNGFTEFVLGMSRGFRSYWWIALPSALTGIIYLVHFLRSLQGRLWLERNLIKVPLLKTLIIQTCVARFCRTMGTLQQGGLPVINSLRISREVMHNIVLEEEVKKAEGKIIEGSSLSAELMHSRYIPKLVPRMLAVGEESGNATVMFNKVADIYENEIEKSLERVMALAQPVILIVMGTIIGVVLLAILLPLTDVSSLTM
- a CDS encoding tetratricopeptide repeat protein codes for the protein MNQLSSEHLRIHSLIFPVFKHEEAPGSYSARDTTAYREISLKIFKELGLQDLCQAKLVCKEWKQLVEGSFLSEKAYTQALKSTVEKKDPIQESFCIEKLGDIYLRKETTETLLQAAGLYNYALRLAPQEWQKVIKDRLSQVQNFLVKQCKGRPFDPVVVEKQFENNRKVLKKFREEIGEKIQKLPETPSSQEVRDLYAEIARQIKIFFGQLAIQAFDNLGPAPCEYAMIGFGSLAREEMTPYSDLEFGILIEEDTSVNREYFKCFTILLHLHVINLGETILPALNIPCLKAINFFDGLTPRGFAFDGAGVEGKGCKTPLGNGKTFELIQTPEKMAQYVGKDENGKWWHEKEPHLPMELLNFTHLLGNLQLTKAYDEKIQEILNTNTYYQENLDLRQYLAKQHLVLADMIAFSPGMGDLGRNGMLFQAKNDFYRFPHLALGRLALLKKIVASNTFTRIDKLRELNILKKEAAEKLKDWMSLALFMRLKTYSHYQAQQEMMNPLLKPFGFDDHELTKKQFALDHKALKKIKKIYQVFIPFYQAVKEFLVGNEAKLKSSDLEDNSPQTQGDILRRLFQHKRAEKWYLRAKVANPQNSEVLNALGIIYHKQGNLVQAAKHSNKALTIDLKLYGKNYPQVARDYSSLGLINQEQSNLGKAVKYSRKALVIDLKLFGENHPLVAIDYSNLGAIYNAQGNLDKAFEYSNKALGINLNLFGENHPIVATCYSNLGKMHNGRGNLNKALEYSNKALTIDLKLFGEKHHNVAIRYSNLATIYHSQGYLDKAAECSRRARAINLKFFGENHSTIANDYNNLGQFYQEQDNLEKAAEYTIKALVIDFKLYGDNHPKVASCYSNLGQIYQAQGNLEKAAEYSSKALAIDLKLLGENHPQVASCYINLGQIYQAQGNLDKAFEYSNKALTIDLKLFGETHPTVALDYNNLGAIYQAQGKLDKALEYITRALIINLSLYGEDHPTVASRHNNLAAIYQAQGKLDKALEYSTKALAINLGFYGENHSKVANCYTNLAAIYQEQGKLDKALEYSIKALTINLRLFGENYPKVATDYSNLGAIYQAQGNLNKAFEFINKALDIDLKLFGENYPKVATDYSNLGAIYHDQGSLDKAEECSNKALDIDLKLFGENHPLVAIDYSNLGVIYQAQLNLDKAAEYSTKALAINLKLLGENHPNIAIFYNNLGRIYQQQGNFNKAFKHMSKALELSYRLYGRGHPTVTTFCNNLLDLFLEAYSTHPRQK
- the gspE gene encoding type II secretion system ATPase GspE — translated: MTEDKYITSGQMHSKKEAPKQNDDHNRHLALQFGMVIYNDLSSFRISKELIKKIPYTFAKKNFILPLQEDKERVLVVIADPLHLEALEELRFILNKTIKAAYCPKDVILASINDCYNLEHGEASEMLAHLTRGDERVEAEIEIYDLLDNSQHQAPIVKVINLILTEAIQQGASDIHFEPSENGLRVRYRIDGVLQARHSPAPDQQAQLLTRIKVMSRLDIAEHRLPQDGRLKLKMGRREIDFRVSTVPVSGGERIVMRILDKGNVILGLDKIGMPPNCYKDFRKLIAVPEGIILVTGPTGSGKTTTLYSAICEMYNDETNIMTIEDPVEYNLKGIAQIGVHPKIKLDFATGLRHILRQDPDIIMIGEIRDKETAEIAIQASLTGHLVLSTLHTNDAPSAITRLVDMGIEPYLLSSCIIGVLAQRLVRKICPHCKTFYTPTDQEIQNIGLKKEDLSEGHLFHGTGCQACYGSGYKGRHGIYELMLVNHAIKQQIVKSPDAVELRRVALHAGMMSLLSHGSLLTKQGITTVAEVLRTTRGVEEG